The Lysobacter gummosus genome includes a region encoding these proteins:
- a CDS encoding flagellar biosynthetic protein FliQ, producing MSADQALQLMEQLFWNSFLIASPILIATLVIGVLISILQVVTQLQEMSLSYVPKLGMAVLIIVVLGSWMLGRLTGFATELFKSIANLG from the coding sequence ATGTCGGCCGACCAAGCGCTGCAGCTCATGGAGCAGCTGTTCTGGAACAGCTTCCTGATCGCTTCGCCGATCCTGATCGCCACGCTGGTGATCGGCGTGTTGATCAGCATCCTGCAAGTGGTCACCCAGTTGCAGGAAATGAGCCTGAGCTACGTGCCCAAGCTCGGCATGGCGGTGTTGATCATCGTCGTGCTGGGCTCGTGGATGCTCGGCCGGCTGACCGGGTTCGCGACCGAATTGTTCAAGAGCATCGCGAACCTGGGGTGA
- a CDS encoding N-acyl-D-amino-acid deacylase family protein, translating to MSADDTTQHDLVIADALVFDGSGGPAYRADVAIDGERIAAIGAPHTLRGRALEDAQGLALAPGFIDVHTHDDRAVLDDPGVFNKLSQGVTTVIAGNCGISLAPWRADRDPPAPLSLIGRRQDFRFERFADYLDAVDAARPAVNVAAMVGHSTLRIAEVADLERGADDAEIERMRAHLREAMRAGAIGFSSGLFYKPSQAAPNSEVIALAAESGAHGGVYASHIRNEYDGVLDALDEAIDAGVAARTPVILSHHKCAGPANWGRTVETLARIDQRRRRHWVGLDAYPYTAGSTVLDPDYVDGVIRIMVSWSHPHPEHAGRDLSDIAADWNVDQKEAARRLYPAGAVYFQMREDDVRRVLSHDRTMIGSDGLPHDAHPHPRLWGAFPRVLGHYCRDEGLFHLAEAIRRMTSLSADTFGLKRRGRIAVGLAADLVLFDPATIADRASFAEPKQAAAGIRAVWVAGACALRDAQATGERRGRALRREEERHGH from the coding sequence ATGAGCGCCGACGACACCACGCAACACGATCTGGTCATCGCCGACGCGCTGGTCTTCGACGGCAGCGGCGGCCCGGCCTACCGCGCCGATGTCGCTATCGACGGCGAGCGCATCGCCGCGATCGGCGCGCCGCACACGCTGCGCGGCCGCGCGCTCGAAGACGCGCAGGGCCTGGCGCTGGCGCCGGGCTTCATCGACGTGCACACCCACGACGACCGCGCCGTGCTCGACGATCCGGGCGTGTTCAACAAACTCAGTCAGGGCGTGACCACGGTGATCGCCGGCAACTGCGGCATCAGCCTGGCGCCGTGGCGCGCCGATCGCGATCCGCCGGCGCCCTTGTCGCTGATCGGCCGCCGGCAGGATTTCCGCTTCGAACGCTTCGCCGATTACCTCGATGCGGTCGATGCGGCGCGGCCGGCGGTCAATGTCGCGGCGATGGTCGGCCACTCGACCCTGCGCATCGCGGAGGTCGCCGACCTGGAGCGCGGCGCCGACGATGCCGAGATCGAGCGCATGCGCGCGCACCTGCGCGAAGCCATGCGCGCCGGCGCGATCGGTTTTTCCAGCGGCCTGTTCTACAAGCCCAGCCAGGCCGCGCCCAACAGCGAAGTGATCGCGCTGGCGGCCGAAAGCGGCGCCCATGGCGGCGTCTATGCCTCGCACATCCGCAACGAATACGACGGCGTGCTCGACGCGCTGGACGAAGCCATCGATGCCGGCGTCGCCGCGCGCACGCCGGTGATCCTGTCGCATCACAAATGCGCCGGGCCGGCCAACTGGGGCCGCACGGTCGAAACGCTGGCGCGCATCGATCAGCGCCGGCGCCGGCATTGGGTCGGGCTCGACGCGTATCCCTACACCGCCGGCTCCACCGTGCTCGATCCGGATTACGTCGATGGCGTGATCCGGATCATGGTGAGTTGGTCGCACCCGCATCCGGAACACGCCGGGCGCGATCTGAGCGACATCGCCGCCGACTGGAACGTCGATCAGAAAGAAGCCGCGCGCCGCCTGTATCCGGCCGGCGCGGTGTATTTCCAGATGCGCGAGGACGATGTACGCCGCGTGCTCAGTCACGACCGCACCATGATCGGCTCCGACGGCCTGCCGCACGACGCGCATCCGCATCCGCGCCTGTGGGGCGCGTTCCCGCGCGTGCTCGGCCACTATTGCCGCGACGAAGGCCTGTTCCATCTGGCCGAAGCGATCCGGCGCATGACCTCGCTGTCGGCCGATACCTTCGGGCTGAAGCGGCGCGGGCGCATCGCGGTGGGGCTGGCCGCCGATCTGGTGCTGTTCGATCCGGCCACCATCGCCGATCGCGCCAGTTTCGCCGAACCCAAGCAGGCCGCGGCCGGCATTCGCGCGGTCTGGGTCGCCGGTGCCTGCGCGCTGCGCGATGCGCAGGCCACCGGCGAACGCCGCGGCCGCGCGCTGCGCCGCGAAGAAGAACGTCATGGCCACTGA
- a CDS encoding flagellar biosynthetic protein FliR, translating to MNAYVAAIALLSLRLGPVFVLSPPFSLIRVPQRVRVCLVLALSALLAPVLPMKLPATEGAFVVSALSEVLIGLTFALALQLAFAALSFAGRVLDVQAGYGLAMVIDPGTRAQSPLFGTIFVMAAAVIFFANNGHLELVRVLAASAHAMPIGLPMLAGSPQALVGYLSLVISTGFGAIAAVTVTLFLIDLTIALLSRALPQMNALMLGLQVKTIATLVMLTLSAGLLAPVALRLIRYSLDFMTSVSVSSGSAP from the coding sequence ATGAACGCCTATGTCGCCGCGATCGCGCTGCTGTCCCTGCGCCTGGGACCGGTCTTCGTGCTGTCGCCGCCGTTTTCGCTGATCCGGGTGCCGCAGCGCGTGCGCGTGTGCCTGGTGCTGGCACTGTCGGCGCTGCTCGCGCCGGTGCTGCCGATGAAATTGCCGGCCACCGAAGGCGCATTCGTGGTTTCGGCCCTGTCGGAAGTGCTGATCGGGCTGACCTTCGCGCTGGCGCTGCAACTTGCGTTCGCGGCGCTGTCGTTCGCCGGACGCGTGCTCGACGTGCAGGCCGGCTACGGCCTGGCGATGGTGATCGATCCGGGCACGCGCGCGCAGTCGCCGCTGTTCGGCACCATCTTCGTCATGGCCGCGGCGGTGATCTTCTTCGCCAACAACGGCCATCTGGAACTGGTGCGCGTGCTCGCCGCCAGCGCCCACGCCATGCCGATCGGCCTGCCGATGCTGGCCGGCAGCCCGCAGGCGCTGGTCGGCTATCTGAGCCTGGTGATCAGCACCGGCTTCGGCGCGATCGCGGCGGTGACGGTGACCTTGTTCCTGATCGATCTGACCATCGCCCTGCTGTCGCGCGCGTTGCCGCAGATGAACGCGCTGATGCTGGGCCTGCAGGTCAAGACCATCGCCACCCTGGTGATGCTGACGCTGTCGGCCGGGCTGCTGGCGCCGGTGGCGCTGCGGCTGATCCGTTACTCGCTGGATTTCATGACCTCGGTGAGCGTGAGTTCCGGGAGCGCGCCATGA
- a CDS encoding tetratricopeptide repeat protein, whose amino-acid sequence MNAASHFTSLAARHQRLQQFLQADPDNLSLIADTASAAFDAHHFDDCEALLARYAQQAELTPALRNLAGLSAMSQSRFDAAEHVFAGLLAEHDDVHLRFNLAYAIAMQERYAEALPLLSEQVLAEVAESIRLKMLCLYHQGDLDAVIALGEQHADHPLAGEQICGLLATALFDADQFQRAQQYAARAPDSVGGLTVQGLLALQDDDIGRAQQRFEQALETDPASGRAQLGQGLAYLSQHDFANAAPRLDRAATLLRSHAGSWLSAGWAYLMGGKLPEARERFERSLQTDRGFAEATGALAVVDVYEGRDGDARHRAEAALRLDPNCLSATYARSLLLAKAGQNEQGAALYQDMVQRPLGENGPSIAQLIARRASHGVRS is encoded by the coding sequence ATGAACGCAGCCAGTCACTTCACGAGCCTCGCGGCGCGGCATCAGCGTCTGCAGCAGTTTCTTCAGGCCGACCCGGACAACCTCAGCCTGATCGCCGACACGGCATCGGCGGCGTTCGACGCCCACCACTTCGACGACTGCGAAGCCTTGCTGGCGCGCTACGCGCAGCAGGCCGAACTCACGCCCGCGCTGCGCAATCTGGCCGGCCTGTCGGCGATGTCGCAAAGCCGCTTCGACGCCGCCGAGCACGTGTTCGCCGGCCTGCTGGCCGAACACGACGACGTCCACCTGCGCTTCAACCTCGCCTACGCCATCGCGATGCAGGAGCGCTACGCCGAAGCCTTGCCGCTGCTGAGCGAACAAGTGCTGGCCGAAGTCGCCGAGTCGATCCGCCTGAAGATGCTGTGCCTGTATCACCAGGGCGACCTCGATGCGGTCATCGCCCTGGGCGAGCAGCACGCCGATCATCCGCTCGCCGGCGAACAGATCTGCGGCCTGCTGGCGACGGCCTTGTTCGACGCCGATCAATTCCAGCGCGCGCAGCAGTACGCCGCGCGCGCGCCCGACTCGGTCGGCGGCCTCACCGTGCAGGGCTTGCTCGCGCTGCAGGACGACGACATCGGTCGCGCCCAGCAACGCTTCGAACAAGCGCTGGAAACCGACCCGGCCAGCGGCCGCGCGCAGTTGGGCCAGGGTCTGGCCTATCTGTCGCAGCACGATTTCGCCAACGCCGCGCCGCGCCTGGATCGCGCCGCCACCCTGCTGCGCAGCCACGCAGGCTCCTGGCTCTCGGCCGGTTGGGCGTATCTGATGGGCGGCAAGCTGCCCGAGGCGCGCGAGCGTTTCGAACGCAGCCTGCAGACCGACCGCGGCTTCGCGGAAGCCACCGGCGCGCTGGCGGTGGTGGACGTTTACGAAGGCCGCGACGGCGACGCCCGGCATCGCGCCGAAGCGGCGCTGCGCCTGGACCCGAACTGCCTGTCGGCGACCTACGCCCGCAGCCTGCTGTTGGCCAAGGCCGGCCAGAACGAACAAGGCGCTGCTTTGTACCAGGACATGGTGCAGCGCCCGCTCGGCGAAAACGGCCCGAGCATCGCCCAGCTGATCGCCCGCCGTGCCTCGCACGGCGTGCGCAGCTGA
- a CDS encoding 2-dehydro-3-deoxygalactonokinase produces the protein MATDTNAPHSAGKIALIGVDWGSTHLRVHAFDTLGGIIATRQSARGMATLAAPEEFAAALDELLSVDLDDGDAPILLAGMVGARSGWQEAPYAPLPADAATLAAALQPLRFKDRRAAIVPGVSGPSDGFNDVMRGEETQVLGVPPGTRRAVAPGTHSKWLRLDGGAVVGFSTYPTGELYSLLLERSLIGRGLPAGAWSERGFLQGLDTARERPDWLHQLFGVRARNVRDAAPVEELPAFLSGLLVGYEVIGANAAADDGGGEVAIIGGAQLAATYALALRRYGIDHYIIEGDTAFCRGLWRIAQAAGYV, from the coding sequence ATGGCCACTGACACCAACGCGCCGCACAGCGCCGGCAAGATCGCGCTGATCGGCGTGGACTGGGGCTCCACGCATCTGCGCGTGCATGCCTTCGACACGCTCGGCGGGATCATCGCCACGCGCCAGAGCGCGCGCGGCATGGCCACGCTGGCGGCGCCGGAGGAGTTCGCGGCGGCGCTGGACGAACTGCTCAGCGTCGATCTCGACGACGGCGACGCGCCCATCCTGCTCGCCGGCATGGTCGGCGCGCGCAGCGGCTGGCAGGAAGCGCCGTACGCGCCGCTGCCGGCGGACGCGGCGACGCTCGCCGCGGCGCTGCAGCCGCTGCGCTTCAAGGACCGGCGCGCGGCGATCGTGCCCGGCGTCAGCGGTCCCAGCGACGGCTTCAACGATGTGATGCGCGGCGAAGAGACGCAGGTGCTGGGCGTTCCGCCGGGCACGCGGCGCGCGGTCGCGCCGGGCACGCACAGCAAGTGGTTGCGCCTGGACGGCGGCGCCGTGGTCGGGTTTTCCACCTATCCGACCGGAGAGCTCTATTCCTTGTTGCTGGAACGCAGTCTGATCGGCCGCGGCTTGCCGGCGGGCGCCTGGTCCGAGCGCGGTTTTCTGCAAGGACTGGACACCGCGCGCGAGCGGCCGGACTGGCTGCATCAGTTGTTCGGGGTGCGGGCGCGCAATGTGCGCGACGCCGCTCCGGTGGAGGAGCTGCCGGCGTTTCTTTCCGGCCTGCTGGTCGGCTATGAGGTGATCGGCGCCAACGCCGCGGCCGACGACGGCGGCGGCGAAGTGGCGATCATCGGCGGCGCCCAGCTCGCCGCGACCTATGCCCTGGCGCTGCGTCGCTACGGCATCGACCACTACATCATCGAAGGCGACACCGCGTTCTGCCGCGGTCTGTGGCGCATCGCTCAAGCAGCCGGATACGTATGA
- a CDS encoding flagellar biosynthesis protein FlhA: protein MNAIVSKSWFSRLGKHADLALVGAVLGILLILFIPIPPALLDLLILVNFAFALSILLMTFYVARPVDFSTFPSLLLIATLFRLALNIAATRLIMSGAEAGNVIRSIGEFVVQGNFVIGLIVFFILIVVQYVVVTAGAQRVSEVAARFVLDAMPGQQMSIDADLNMGLIDQEEAKRRRKELEKEAGFYGSMDGASKFVKGDAIAGIVILLIDILGGWAVGVAQMDMAWHDALRTFTLLTIGDGIVTQVPALVISVATGIIVTRSASDNELSAEVVRQMVRFPKIQLMVVLALMGLLTLPGMPKWPLLILAALAVVIFLIIRRQKRELQEPAEEAQDKTDAAAASAVPPIEIAFGPALAAAWLPMQSVLTDRIASFRKHYSKDMGVMVPAVVFRDEPMSGANDYRIYLFGDRFAEATIHADMTLAIHASDKAGKLAGIATKDPAFGLPAVWIDNELSAQARQLGYTPVDSVTVLVTHAIEVVKANIAMLLLRSEVMTLLEGVRTRQPGLVEELVPNVLAISDVQHVLQGLLEENVSIRNIDLIVEVLADSGRHEKDPAKLVEVIRRRLGHSICRAIQGDKEALSVLTLDPAVENRMLQNLLEAQDASNSFVLDPRMAESFLGRLIKLNESMMRKNLSPALLCRPEIRRALRLFTRRVAPRLAVLSMNEIPHSISLTSFGTVSADLPAVETAATANIFKPLAATS, encoded by the coding sequence ATGAACGCGATCGTGTCCAAGAGCTGGTTCTCGCGCCTGGGCAAGCACGCCGACCTGGCCCTGGTCGGCGCGGTGCTCGGCATCCTGCTGATCCTGTTCATCCCGATTCCGCCGGCGCTGCTGGACCTGCTGATCCTGGTCAACTTCGCCTTCGCCCTGTCGATCCTGCTGATGACGTTCTACGTCGCCCGGCCGGTGGACTTCTCGACCTTCCCCTCATTGCTGCTGATCGCGACCTTGTTCCGGCTCGCGCTCAACATCGCCGCGACCCGCCTGATCATGTCCGGCGCCGAGGCCGGCAACGTGATCCGCTCGATCGGCGAGTTCGTGGTGCAGGGCAATTTCGTCATCGGCCTGATCGTGTTCTTCATCCTGATCGTCGTGCAGTACGTGGTGGTCACCGCCGGCGCCCAGCGCGTGTCGGAAGTGGCCGCGCGCTTCGTGCTCGACGCCATGCCCGGGCAGCAGATGAGCATCGACGCCGACCTCAACATGGGTCTGATCGATCAGGAAGAAGCCAAGCGCCGGCGCAAGGAACTGGAAAAGGAAGCCGGCTTCTACGGCTCGATGGACGGCGCGAGCAAGTTCGTCAAGGGCGACGCGATCGCCGGCATCGTGATCCTGCTGATCGACATCCTCGGCGGCTGGGCGGTCGGCGTGGCGCAGATGGACATGGCCTGGCACGACGCGCTGCGCACCTTCACCCTGCTGACCATCGGCGACGGCATCGTCACCCAGGTGCCGGCGCTGGTCATCTCGGTCGCCACCGGCATCATCGTGACGCGCTCGGCCTCCGACAACGAGCTCAGCGCCGAAGTCGTGCGGCAGATGGTGCGCTTTCCCAAGATCCAGCTGATGGTGGTGCTGGCGCTGATGGGCCTGCTGACCCTGCCGGGCATGCCGAAGTGGCCGCTGCTGATCCTGGCGGCGCTGGCGGTGGTGATCTTCCTGATCATCCGCCGGCAGAAACGCGAATTGCAGGAACCCGCCGAAGAAGCGCAAGACAAGACCGACGCCGCCGCGGCGAGCGCGGTGCCGCCGATCGAGATCGCCTTCGGCCCGGCGCTGGCGGCGGCGTGGCTGCCGATGCAGAGCGTGCTGACCGACCGCATCGCCTCGTTCCGCAAGCATTACTCCAAGGACATGGGCGTGATGGTGCCGGCGGTGGTGTTCCGCGACGAGCCCATGTCCGGCGCCAACGACTACCGCATTTATCTGTTCGGCGATCGCTTCGCCGAGGCCACCATTCACGCCGACATGACCCTGGCGATCCACGCCTCGGACAAGGCCGGCAAGCTCGCCGGCATCGCCACCAAGGACCCGGCCTTCGGCCTGCCGGCGGTGTGGATCGACAACGAACTGAGCGCGCAGGCGCGGCAGCTGGGCTATACGCCGGTCGATTCGGTGACGGTGCTGGTCACCCATGCGATCGAAGTGGTCAAGGCCAACATCGCCATGCTGCTGTTGCGTTCGGAAGTGATGACCTTGCTCGAAGGCGTGCGCACGCGCCAGCCGGGACTGGTCGAGGAACTGGTTCCCAACGTGCTGGCGATCAGCGACGTGCAGCACGTGCTGCAGGGCTTGCTGGAAGAAAACGTGTCGATCCGCAACATCGACCTGATCGTGGAAGTGCTGGCCGACAGCGGCCGCCACGAGAAAGACCCGGCCAAGCTGGTGGAAGTGATCCGCCGCCGCCTCGGCCACAGCATCTGCCGCGCCATCCAGGGCGACAAGGAGGCGCTGTCGGTGCTGACCCTGGACCCGGCGGTCGAGAACCGCATGCTGCAGAACCTGCTCGAAGCGCAGGACGCCAGCAACAGCTTCGTGCTCGATCCGCGCATGGCCGAGAGTTTCCTCGGCCGCCTGATCAAGCTCAACGAATCGATGATGCGCAAGAACCTGTCGCCGGCGCTGCTGTGCCGGCCGGAGATTCGCCGCGCGCTGCGCCTGTTCACGCGCCGCGTCGCGCCGCGCCTGGCGGTGCTGTCGATGAACGAAATCCCGCACTCGATCAGCCTGACTTCGTTCGGCACCGTCAGCGCCGATCTGCCGGCGGTCGAAACCGCGGCCACGGCCAACATTTTCAAACCCCTCGCCGCCACTTCCTGA
- a CDS encoding flagellar hook-basal body protein, protein MDNLMLVATQLISRESQRVEVSANNISNVATPGYKRQVAFQSVLGAEAAQQLLEQATQTPAAAQAMSRATDFSAGKLQHTGNPYDLTVTGPGFLQLATDQGSVYARTASLHRDADGRLLTAQGWRLQAAGGGDVVVSGENWKLERDGTVVDAGNPVSAVRLVEFEDLSKLIRAGSNYFAAASDARSSENLPGAAGTLASSVQQGYVEAANVSVGNDMIQIMEAMRRIESGQKLVHVYDDMVGTALQRLGGM, encoded by the coding sequence ATGGATAACCTGATGCTCGTGGCGACCCAGTTGATCTCGCGCGAATCCCAGCGCGTGGAGGTCTCCGCCAACAACATCTCCAACGTCGCCACGCCCGGCTACAAGCGCCAGGTCGCGTTCCAGAGCGTGCTCGGCGCGGAAGCGGCGCAGCAGTTGCTGGAACAGGCGACGCAAACGCCCGCCGCTGCCCAGGCGATGAGCCGGGCGACGGACTTCTCCGCCGGCAAGCTGCAGCACACCGGCAATCCCTACGACCTCACCGTCACCGGGCCGGGCTTTCTGCAGCTGGCGACCGATCAGGGCTCGGTGTACGCGCGCACCGCCTCGCTGCACCGCGATGCCGACGGCCGTCTGCTCACCGCGCAAGGCTGGCGCCTGCAAGCGGCCGGCGGCGGCGACGTGGTCGTCTCGGGCGAGAACTGGAAGCTGGAGCGCGACGGCACCGTGGTCGATGCCGGCAATCCGGTCAGCGCGGTGCGCCTGGTCGAGTTCGAAGACCTGAGCAAGCTCATCCGCGCCGGCAGCAATTACTTCGCCGCCGCCAGCGATGCTCGCAGCAGCGAGAACCTGCCCGGCGCCGCCGGCACGCTGGCCAGCAGCGTGCAGCAAGGCTATGTCGAGGCGGCCAACGTTTCGGTCGGCAACGACATGATCCAGATCATGGAAGCGATGCGGCGCATCGAGTCCGGACAAAAACTCGTCCATGTCTACGACGACATGGTCGGCACCGCACTGCAACGCCTGGGGGGCATGTAA
- a CDS encoding 2-dehydro-3-deoxy-6-phosphogalactonate aldolase, with the protein MTIPLTPAVLQAWLARSPFVAILRGITPDEAVPVGEALWSAGWRIIEVPLNSPDAFDSIARLQQRFGDSILLGAGTVRRAEEVAELARLGARLMVCPHTDPALIAEAKRAGLLALPGVATPSECLEALAAGADALKLFPADALGPVMLGALRAVLPADVAVLPVGGIHSDNLAPWRKAGANGFGIGGTLYKPGHTPEQVAQTARAFNAAWDQP; encoded by the coding sequence ATGACGATTCCTCTTACTCCCGCCGTGCTGCAGGCATGGCTCGCCCGTTCCCCGTTCGTCGCCATTCTGCGCGGCATCACCCCCGATGAAGCGGTGCCGGTCGGCGAAGCGCTGTGGAGCGCGGGTTGGCGCATCATCGAGGTACCGCTGAATTCGCCCGACGCGTTCGACAGCATCGCCCGCCTGCAACAACGCTTCGGCGATTCGATCCTGCTCGGTGCCGGCACCGTGCGGCGCGCGGAGGAAGTCGCCGAACTCGCCCGCCTCGGCGCACGGCTCATGGTCTGCCCGCACACCGATCCGGCGTTGATCGCCGAGGCCAAACGCGCCGGGCTGCTCGCCCTGCCCGGCGTGGCGACGCCGAGCGAATGCCTGGAAGCGCTCGCGGCTGGCGCGGATGCCTTGAAGCTGTTCCCGGCCGACGCCCTCGGCCCGGTCATGCTCGGCGCCTTGCGCGCGGTATTGCCCGCGGATGTCGCGGTGCTGCCGGTCGGCGGCATCCACAGCGACAATCTCGCGCCGTGGCGCAAGGCCGGCGCGAACGGCTTCGGCATCGGCGGCACCTTGTACAAGCCTGGCCACACGCCGGAACAAGTCGCGCAGACCGCGCGCGCCTTCAACGCAGCCTGGGATCAGCCATAA
- a CDS encoding MurR/RpiR family transcriptional regulator: protein MSDNLIPVIRGALDQLRPAERKVGEVVLADLDFSIHASISELAARAGVSEPSVTRFCRAVGCESLRQFKVQLAHSLAAGVPYQAVTIDKDDDAATLVHKVCDSISVALQDVRERIDPAALDAAAALIAGARRVCCIGVGSGSGVVAQDAFLRFLRLDIAASAHSDGHLQRLAAGMLDTRDVLLAISLSGRSPEINDSVRIAKERGARVIALTHMGTPLGWDADVPLLLPPSSAATPYSPGVSRLMQLTVIDMLAIAVALRQEPEVLEKARRAKAELERMQSPRRA from the coding sequence GTGTCCGACAACCTGATTCCGGTGATCCGCGGCGCGCTCGATCAGCTGCGCCCGGCCGAGCGCAAGGTCGGCGAAGTGGTGCTGGCCGACCTGGATTTCTCCATCCACGCCAGCATCAGCGAACTGGCCGCGCGCGCCGGCGTGTCCGAGCCCAGCGTGACCCGCTTCTGCCGCGCGGTCGGCTGCGAAAGCCTGCGCCAGTTCAAGGTGCAGCTGGCGCACAGCCTGGCCGCGGGCGTGCCGTACCAGGCCGTCACCATCGACAAGGACGACGACGCGGCGACCTTGGTGCACAAGGTCTGCGACAGCATCAGCGTGGCCCTGCAGGACGTGCGCGAACGCATCGACCCGGCCGCGCTCGACGCCGCCGCGGCCTTGATCGCCGGCGCGCGAAGGGTCTGCTGCATCGGCGTGGGCTCGGGCTCCGGCGTGGTCGCGCAGGACGCGTTCCTGCGCTTCCTGCGCCTGGACATCGCCGCCAGCGCGCACAGCGACGGCCACCTGCAGCGGCTGGCCGCGGGCATGCTCGACACCCGCGACGTGCTGCTGGCGATCTCGCTGTCCGGACGCAGCCCGGAGATCAACGACAGCGTGCGCATCGCCAAGGAACGCGGCGCGCGGGTGATCGCGCTGACCCACATGGGCACCCCTTTGGGCTGGGACGCGGACGTGCCGCTGCTGTTGCCGCCCTCGAGCGCGGCCACGCCGTATTCGCCGGGCGTGTCGCGGCTGATGCAGCTGACGGTGATCGACATGCTGGCGATCGCGGTGGCGCTGCGGCAGGAACCGGAAGTGCTGGAAAAGGCCCGGCGCGCGAAAGCCGAGCTGGAACGCATGCAATCGCCGAGGCGCGCATGA
- a CDS encoding EscU/YscU/HrcU family type III secretion system export apparatus switch protein, whose amino-acid sequence MSGDTDLNKSEQATPYKLEQARKKGIIAKSQELGMVVSLACAGGYIYARGDVLFARLGALSERALSESAAIDGGGQALMQWMQRLVVETVDVIAPLIGVVLLGALLATLAQTGVLFAPAAMKPDFSKINPMQGLKRVFSLQTLIEAAKACFKMAVYSGICLLLIYQVARSLTHAGRGASGIALSLSSLGMKLLMFFLLAAAVFAAIDQILVRRMFARRMRMSKHEQKQEIKQREGDPRIKQRRKQLQRELLQRAQSMRNVRGADVLVTNPTHYAIALKYEPKKMLAPTIVAKGSGEFALRLRKLAFVYGVPVIESRLLARQLFHKVPIEREVPETLYRDIAAIYLRLRSRGAEAAA is encoded by the coding sequence ATGAGCGGCGATACCGATCTCAACAAGTCCGAGCAGGCGACACCGTACAAGCTCGAACAGGCGCGCAAGAAAGGCATCATCGCCAAGAGCCAGGAACTGGGCATGGTGGTCAGCCTGGCCTGCGCCGGCGGCTATATCTATGCGCGCGGCGACGTCCTGTTCGCGCGCCTGGGCGCCTTGAGCGAACGCGCGTTGAGCGAATCGGCGGCGATCGACGGCGGCGGCCAGGCGCTGATGCAGTGGATGCAGCGGCTGGTGGTGGAAACCGTCGACGTGATCGCGCCGCTGATCGGCGTGGTCCTGCTCGGCGCGCTGCTGGCGACGCTGGCCCAGACCGGCGTGCTGTTCGCGCCGGCGGCGATGAAGCCGGACTTTTCCAAGATCAATCCGATGCAGGGCCTCAAGCGGGTGTTCTCGCTGCAGACCCTGATCGAGGCGGCCAAGGCCTGTTTCAAGATGGCGGTCTACAGCGGCATCTGCCTGCTGCTGATCTACCAGGTCGCGCGCAGCCTCACCCACGCCGGCCGCGGCGCGTCCGGCATCGCCCTGTCGCTGTCGTCGCTGGGCATGAAGCTGCTGATGTTCTTCCTGCTGGCCGCGGCGGTCTTCGCCGCGATCGACCAGATCCTGGTGCGGCGCATGTTCGCCCGGCGCATGCGCATGAGCAAGCACGAGCAGAAACAGGAAATCAAGCAGCGCGAAGGCGATCCGCGGATCAAGCAGCGGCGCAAGCAACTGCAGCGCGAACTGCTGCAGCGCGCGCAGAGCATGCGCAACGTTCGCGGCGCCGACGTCCTGGTCACCAATCCCACGCATTACGCGATCGCGTTGAAATACGAGCCCAAGAAGATGCTTGCTCCGACCATCGTGGCGAAAGGTTCCGGCGAATTCGCCCTGCGCCTACGCAAGCTGGCCTTCGTCTACGGCGTGCCGGTGATCGAATCGCGCCTGCTGGCGCGGCAGCTGTTCCATAAAGTGCCGATCGAACGCGAAGTGCCCGAGACGCTGTATCGCGACATCGCCGCGATCTACCTGCGCCTGCGCAGCCGCGGCGCGGAGGCGGCGGCATGA